Proteins found in one Heptranchias perlo isolate sHepPer1 chromosome 23, sHepPer1.hap1, whole genome shotgun sequence genomic segment:
- the LOC137341171 gene encoding monocarboxylate transporter 4-like — translation MGAVVADEGPTGVKAPDGAWGWAILIGCFVITGFSYAFPKAVSVYFKELIKEFHVGYSDTAWISSILLAMLYGTGPLCSVLVNRFGCRPVMMVGGLFASAGMILASLCTSIIQIYLTVGVITGLGLALNFQPSLIMLNRYFDKRRPLANGLSAAGSPVFLCCLSPLGQILSKIYGWRGGFLILGGLLLNCCACAALMRPLEPSPKEKEKIEQAKKTQVEKEKKKLLDCSVFKNRGFVIYTIAASIMVFGLFVPPVFIVNYAKDIKVPDTDAAFLLTILGFVDIFARPLCGLLAGMKKVRPRCVYLFSFAMIFNGITDLGGSFAHDYAGLTVFCIFFGLSYGMVGALQFEVLMAIVGTEKFSSAIGLVLMIEAMAVLVGPPGAGKLLDYTHNYTYVFYLAGCEVVLSALVLVIGNFFCISKKDEPPVEEKKENVEEGKQQNETEAVDSIEVEQFLKDETGNNGEILPTPETSV, via the exons ATGGGAGCAGTAGTGGCAGATGAAGGCCCCACAGGGGTGAAAGCCCCTGATGGAGCCTGGGGTTGGGCCATTCTCATTGGATGTTTCGTCATAACTGGATTCTCGTATGCTTTTCCTAAAGCTGTTAGTGTTTACTTCAAGGAATTAATTAAAGAGTTCCACGTTGGGTACAGTGATACTGCTTGGATTTCTTCCATTCTGCTTGCCATGTTGTATGGAACAG gGCCTTTGTGCAGTGTTCTGGTAAACCGCTTTGGCTGTCGTCCTGTTATGATGGTGGGAGGCCTATTTGCATCAGCGGGTATGATACTAGCATCACTGTGCACCAGCATAATCCAGATCTACTTAACTGTTGGTGTCATCACTG GTCTGGGTCTAGCCTTGAACTTTCAACCATCTCTCATCATGTTAAACCGCTACTTTGACAAGCGACGTCCATTAGCAAATGGCTTATCTGCAGCTGGGAGTCCCGTGTTCCTGTGTTGCCTCTCTCCATTAGGTCAGATCCTGTCTAAGATATATGGATGGCGAGGGGGTTTCCTCATTCTTGGCGGTCTACTGCTGAATTGCTGTGCATGTGCAGCACTGATGAGACCCCTGGAACCTAGCcctaaagaaaaagaaaaaatagaACAAGCAAAGAAAACACAGGTAGAGAAGGAAAAGAAGAAGCTGCTGGATTGCTCAGTCTTTAAGAATCGAGGCTTTGTGATATACACAATAGCAGCTTCCATCATGGTCTTTGGTCTCTTTGTTCCTCCTGTGTTCATCGTGAACTATGCAAAAGACATAAAAGTACCAGACACAGATGCTGCTTTCTTGTTGACTATCTTGGGTTTTGTTGATATTTTTGCCCGGCCTCTTTGTGGTCTACTTGCTGGGATGAAAAAAGTTCGGCCTCGGTGTGTGTACCTTTTCAGCTTTGCTATGATTTTCAATGGGATTACAGATCTAGGGGGCTCTTTTGCTCATGATTATGCTGGACTGACGGTGTTTTGCATTTTCTTTGGGCTATCCTATGGAATGGTGGGAGCGCTGCAGTTTGAAGTCTTGATGGCGATTGTTGGAACTGAAAAGTTCTCCAGTGCCATTGGGCTTGTGTTGATGATTGAAGCCATGGCTGTCTTGGTTGGTCCTCCAGGAGCTG GGAAGTTGTTGGACTACACACACAATTACACGTACGTTTTTTATTTGGCTGGGTGTGAAGTGGTCCTGTCTGCCCTGGTATTGGTTATTGGAAACTTTTTCTGTATAAGTAAAAAAGATGAGCCACCTgtggaagagaaaaaggaaaatgtggaagaagggaagcagcaaaatgAAACGGAAGCGGTGGATTCAATAGAGGTGGAGCAATTCTTAAAAGATGAGACAGGAAACAATGGTGAAATTTTACCAACACCAGAAACAAGTGTATGA